Proteins from a genomic interval of Treponema succinifaciens DSM 2489:
- a CDS encoding TrpB-like pyridoxal phosphate-dependent enzyme gives MDTKKIPYKIYLNEEEMPQFWYNMRADMKNKPAPLLNPGTLKPCTAEELEHVFCRELVKQELNETDRYIPIPQEILDFYKMYRPSPLTRAYCLEKKLGTPAKIYYKFEGNNTSGSHKLNSAIAQAFYAKEQGLKGVTTETGAGQWGTAMSMACAYLGLDCRVYQVRCSYEQKPHRREVIRTYGAQAIPSPSMETEIGRKINAEYPGCTGSLGCAISEAVEYATKHDGYRYVLGSVLSQVLLHQSIIGMEAKAAMDKYGIKPDVIIGCAGGGSNLGGLISPFMGEKLRGEKDYQFIAIEPASCPSLTRGVFAYDFCDTGEVCPMQKMYTLGSQFMPSANHAGGLRYHGMSAIVSQLYHDGYIEARSVGQTEVFKAAELFCRSEGTLPAPESSHAIKVAIDEALKCKETGEEKTILFGLTGTGYFDMKAYEAFNNGTMSDYIPTDEEIKKATDLIPRFPGNEF, from the coding sequence ATGGATACAAAGAAAATCCCTTACAAAATCTACTTGAACGAAGAAGAGATGCCACAGTTCTGGTACAATATGCGCGCCGACATGAAGAACAAGCCTGCTCCGCTTTTAAATCCGGGAACGCTAAAGCCTTGCACTGCGGAAGAGCTTGAGCACGTTTTCTGCAGGGAGCTTGTAAAGCAGGAGCTGAACGAAACCGACCGCTACATTCCGATTCCTCAGGAAATTCTGGACTTCTACAAGATGTACCGTCCTTCTCCGCTTACAAGGGCTTACTGCCTTGAAAAGAAGCTCGGAACGCCGGCAAAAATCTACTACAAGTTTGAAGGAAACAATACATCAGGAAGCCACAAGCTGAACTCGGCAATCGCCCAGGCATTCTACGCAAAGGAGCAGGGACTAAAGGGCGTTACTACGGAAACAGGAGCCGGCCAGTGGGGAACCGCTATGTCCATGGCGTGCGCATATCTTGGTCTGGACTGCCGCGTTTATCAGGTTCGGTGTTCCTATGAACAGAAGCCTCATCGCCGCGAGGTAATCAGAACTTACGGAGCGCAGGCGATTCCTTCTCCAAGCATGGAAACTGAAATAGGAAGAAAGATTAACGCCGAATATCCGGGATGCACCGGCTCTTTGGGCTGCGCGATTTCGGAAGCGGTGGAATACGCCACAAAGCATGACGGCTACAGATACGTTCTTGGCTCGGTCTTGAGCCAGGTTCTGCTTCACCAGTCGATAATCGGAATGGAAGCAAAGGCCGCGATGGACAAGTATGGAATCAAGCCGGACGTAATAATAGGATGCGCCGGCGGCGGCTCGAATTTGGGCGGACTTATAAGCCCGTTCATGGGAGAAAAACTGCGCGGTGAAAAGGACTACCAGTTCATCGCGATTGAGCCTGCATCTTGCCCAAGCCTTACGCGCGGAGTGTTCGCCTACGACTTCTGCGACACAGGCGAGGTCTGCCCGATGCAGAAAATGTACACGCTCGGCTCGCAGTTCATGCCAAGCGCAAACCACGCGGGAGGACTCCGCTACCACGGAATGAGCGCGATTGTAAGCCAGCTCTACCACGACGGCTACATTGAGGCAAGAAGCGTTGGGCAGACGGAAGTTTTCAAGGCGGCTGAGCTTTTCTGCCGTTCGGAAGGAACTTTGCCGGCACCGGAATCAAGCCACGCAATCAAGGTTGCAATCGACGAAGCTTTAAAATGCAAGGAAACCGGCGAAGAAAAGACAATCCTGTTCGGTCTTACAGGAACAGGCTACTTTGATATGAAAGCCTACGAAGCGTTCAACAACGGAACGATGAGCGACTACATTCCGACCGATGAGGAAATAAAAAAAGCTACAGATTTGATTCCGCGCTTTCCGGGAAACGAATTCTAG
- a CDS encoding nitroreductase: MNETLKNLETRRSCRKFKPDMISEEDLNAVIRAGTFAPTGKNLQSPIIIAVTNKEFRDKISEENRKIGGWSEGFDPFYGAPVILIVLADKSVSPNYIYDGSLVMGNLMNAAKSLGLGSIWIHRAKQEFESDFGKKILSDLGIKGDFEGIGHVALGYAAEGGEAKAAPRKENYVYWVK; encoded by the coding sequence ATGAACGAAACATTAAAAAATCTTGAAACACGCAGAAGCTGCCGCAAATTCAAGCCTGACATGATTTCTGAAGAAGATTTGAATGCTGTAATCCGAGCCGGAACTTTTGCGCCGACCGGAAAAAATCTTCAGTCGCCAATAATTATTGCGGTTACAAACAAAGAGTTTCGCGACAAAATCAGCGAAGAAAACCGAAAAATCGGCGGCTGGAGTGAAGGCTTTGATCCGTTTTATGGCGCACCTGTGATTTTAATTGTTCTTGCCGATAAAAGCGTTTCTCCAAACTACATTTACGATGGCTCGCTCGTTATGGGAAATCTGATGAATGCAGCGAAAAGTTTAGGACTCGGCTCAATCTGGATTCACCGCGCAAAGCAGGAATTTGAAAGCGATTTTGGCAAAAAAATTCTTTCAGACCTTGGAATAAAGGGCGATTTTGAAGGAATCGGGCACGTTGCACTTGGTTACGCTGCCGAAGGCGGAGAAGCAAAAGCCGCTCCTCGCAAAGAAAACTACGTTTATTGGGTGAAGTAA
- a CDS encoding flavodoxin domain-containing protein, with product MKAIIYTTNTGSTAQYAKMLAEQTGLPAFSMEEAKSKVEAGSEIIYLGWIMAAQVKGYKAAAKKYKIKAVCAVGMERTGTRTEQIREKTSVPVAIPLFTLQGNFDVKKLHGIYRLMMNLMVKMITKKLGAKTDRTQQENEMLEIMLHGGEKVCAENLGEVINWYKKVQ from the coding sequence ATGAAAGCAATCATCTACACAACAAACACAGGAAGCACGGCGCAATACGCAAAGATGCTCGCGGAACAAACCGGACTTCCAGCATTTTCAATGGAAGAAGCAAAGTCAAAAGTCGAGGCAGGAAGCGAAATCATTTATCTTGGCTGGATAATGGCGGCGCAAGTAAAAGGCTACAAGGCGGCTGCAAAAAAATACAAAATCAAAGCAGTCTGCGCAGTCGGCATGGAACGAACTGGAACACGCACAGAACAAATCCGCGAAAAAACTTCTGTTCCAGTTGCAATTCCTCTTTTCACATTGCAGGGAAATTTCGATGTGAAAAAACTGCACGGAATCTACCGCCTTATGATGAACCTGATGGTAAAAATGATAACAAAAAAACTTGGAGCAAAAACAGACCGCACACAGCAGGAAAATGAAATGCTTGAAATTATGCTTCACGGCGGAGAAAAAGTTTGCGCGGAAAATCTAGGCGAAGTTATCAACTGGTACAAAAAAGTTCAGTAA
- a CDS encoding TetR/AcrR family transcriptional regulator codes for MSCETKEQIIETALELFSQNGFLGTSMSDIASQLKITKGALYKHYESKQQILEQIIERMAKLDLERAKKYEMPETEQKKFAEAYIHIPTEKIREYSIAQFRHWTEENFSAKFRKMLTLEQFRSKEMSDLYQNYLGTGPLEYMTKIFKKMTKSKPKARQLALEFYGPIFILYSVYDGAEENAKKSVFVQLENHIKNFIERLEKERAEK; via the coding sequence ATGTCCTGCGAAACAAAAGAGCAAATTATAGAAACTGCGCTTGAACTTTTTTCACAAAACGGATTTTTAGGAACTTCCATGAGCGACATTGCGTCTCAACTAAAAATCACAAAGGGCGCACTTTATAAACATTACGAAAGCAAACAACAAATTCTTGAGCAGATTATTGAACGCATGGCAAAGCTTGACTTGGAGCGCGCAAAAAAATACGAAATGCCAGAAACTGAACAAAAAAAATTCGCAGAAGCATACATTCATATTCCAACTGAAAAAATCCGCGAGTACAGTATTGCGCAATTCAGGCATTGGACGGAAGAAAATTTTTCCGCAAAGTTCCGCAAAATGCTTACGCTGGAACAGTTCCGCAGCAAGGAAATGTCTGACCTTTATCAGAATTATCTTGGAACCGGACCGCTTGAATACATGACAAAAATTTTCAAAAAGATGACAAAATCAAAGCCGAAAGCAAGACAACTTGCGCTTGAATTTTACGGACCAATTTTTATTCTTTACAGCGTTTATGACGGCGCAGAAGAGAACGCAAAAAAATCAGTTTTTGTTCAGCTTGAAAATCACATAAAAAATTTTATAGAACGGCTCGAAAAAGAACGGGCTGAAAAATAA
- a CDS encoding GNAT family N-acetyltransferase, translated as MRRWTEADTESLEVIRNVFCGSECYAVCKKEDNKAIGAVELKLNGYTDMTERYDECELGFWIGKPFWGRGYIPEAAAELIRRGFEELGMNKIWCGYYDGNIKSKRTQEKLKFVFHHTYNEIPVPLLNEVRIGHTNCLTKERWQDMK; from the coding sequence TTGCGTAGATGGACTGAAGCCGATACAGAAAGCCTTGAAGTTATCAGAAACGTTTTCTGCGGAAGCGAATGTTATGCCGTATGCAAAAAGGAAGACAACAAGGCAATCGGAGCAGTCGAACTCAAACTCAACGGGTACACCGACATGACCGAACGATATGATGAATGCGAACTTGGATTCTGGATAGGAAAACCGTTTTGGGGAAGAGGCTACATTCCCGAAGCAGCAGCTGAACTAATTCGCCGTGGATTCGAAGAACTTGGGATGAACAAAATCTGGTGCGGCTACTACGACGGAAACATAAAATCAAAGCGCACGCAGGAAAAACTGAAGTTCGTCTTTCACCATACTTACAACGAAATTCCTGTTCCCCTTTTAAACGAGGTGCGGATTGGACACACAAACTGCCTCACAAAAGAACGATGGCAAGATATGAAATAG
- a CDS encoding DNA-deoxyinosine glycosylase — translation MQKNIFVPEHIVHPFSPFFCEDSCVLIVGSLPSVKSRKNGFYYGHPQNRFWKMLALVFCEEIPKSTEEKKNFLRRNKIAVYDSIKECTICGSSDSSIRSVVPSDIKSIIENSKVKKILANGKTAAKYFLKYQDENLCSMLKTLPSTSPANASFSLEKLAEIWRAEFEK, via the coding sequence ATGCAGAAAAATATTTTTGTTCCAGAGCATATTGTGCATCCGTTCAGTCCGTTTTTTTGTGAAGATTCATGCGTTCTTATTGTGGGAAGCCTTCCGTCTGTAAAGTCGCGGAAAAATGGATTTTACTACGGACATCCGCAGAACCGTTTTTGGAAAATGCTTGCCCTTGTTTTTTGCGAGGAGATTCCGAAGTCTACAGAAGAAAAGAAAAATTTTTTGAGGCGGAATAAAATCGCAGTTTACGATTCAATCAAGGAATGCACAATTTGCGGCTCATCTGACAGTTCAATCCGAAGCGTTGTTCCTTCCGACATAAAATCGATTATTGAAAATTCCAAGGTCAAAAAAATTCTTGCCAATGGAAAAACTGCCGCAAAATATTTTCTAAAATATCAGGATGAAAATTTGTGCTCCATGCTAAAAACGCTTCCGTCCACAAGTCCTGCCAACGCTTCATTTTCCCTTGAAAAACTTGCGGAAATTTGGCGTGCGGAATTTGAAAAATAA
- the leuS gene encoding leucine--tRNA ligase — MSNYPFQNIEVKWQKYWEENKTFRVEEDKSFSKEKRRYILDMFPYPSGAGLHVGHPEGYTATDIYSRYLRMNGYNVLHPMGYDSFGLPAENYAIKTGTHPSITTNANIANFTRQIKALGFSYDWDRCVSTCEPEYYKWTQWIFLQLYKKGLAYEAATPINWCPSCLTGLANEEVKEGRCERCGAVVTRKTIRQWILKITDYAERLLEDLDLLDWPESVKLMQKNWIGKSCGAEVEFEVAGKDGNGSGKYLKVYTTRADTLFGCTYMVMSPEHKMLKELTTPEQKPAVEAYVEEAAKKSDLERTDLNKNKTGVFTGSYGIDPVNGAKVPIWISDYVLTSYGTGAIMAVPAHDERDWDFAKKFNLPIIKVIATKEDIVSLGGGDEKKGAELLQAASKNPEEYKKLVDAHPEIFCVANECTSAKDGYSINSEFITGKSTKDAIQEMIKFLEEKKCGKATVNYKLRDWIFSRQRYWGEPIPLVHCEKCGCVPVPEKDLPVKLPDVKSYQPTGTGESPLAAIESWVNTTCPKCGGKAKRETNTMPQWGGSCWYYLRYLDPKNNSEFCSKEKEEYWMPVDLYVGGAEHAVLHLLYARFWHKVLYDIGAVSTKEPFHRLINQGLITSFAFQRKNKTLVPTDEVEEKDGKYFEKATGEQVEQIIAKMSKSLKNVVNPDEMIQKYGADSVRMYEMFMGPLTVSKPWNTQGLVGINRFLEKVWNISEKPMDEIDIKGKLEDKALVALRKTFAQTIKKVTEDTSSLSFNTAISQMMIFINEASKFNSLPKEMWKDFVLILSPYAPHLGEELWQKLGGTKTVAYEKWPSFSEEFCKEDSIQIVVMINGKLRDKFEAAPGTDDETLKNLASQTEGYKKFTDGKTIAKVIVVKDKLVNIVAK; from the coding sequence ATGTCTAACTATCCTTTTCAAAATATCGAAGTAAAATGGCAGAAGTACTGGGAAGAAAACAAAACTTTCCGCGTAGAAGAAGACAAATCATTTTCAAAAGAAAAACGCAGATATATTCTTGATATGTTTCCGTATCCGAGTGGTGCGGGGCTTCATGTAGGACATCCTGAAGGCTACACTGCCACAGATATTTACAGCCGCTACTTGCGCATGAACGGCTACAATGTTTTGCATCCGATGGGATATGATTCATTCGGGCTTCCTGCTGAAAACTATGCGATAAAAACTGGAACTCATCCTTCAATCACAACAAACGCTAACATTGCGAATTTTACACGCCAGATAAAAGCTCTTGGATTCAGTTATGACTGGGACAGATGCGTTTCAACTTGTGAGCCTGAATATTATAAATGGACTCAGTGGATTTTCCTTCAGCTTTACAAAAAAGGCTTGGCTTACGAGGCTGCAACTCCAATCAACTGGTGTCCTTCCTGCCTTACAGGTCTTGCAAACGAGGAAGTAAAAGAAGGCAGGTGCGAAAGATGCGGTGCAGTTGTAACACGCAAGACAATCCGCCAGTGGATTTTAAAAATCACCGATTACGCAGAACGTCTCCTTGAGGATCTTGATTTGCTTGACTGGCCTGAAAGTGTAAAGCTCATGCAGAAAAACTGGATTGGAAAATCTTGCGGTGCGGAAGTTGAATTTGAAGTCGCTGGCAAAGACGGAAACGGAAGCGGAAAATATTTGAAAGTATACACAACAAGAGCCGACACGCTTTTTGGCTGCACTTACATGGTAATGTCACCGGAACACAAAATGCTTAAGGAACTCACAACTCCAGAGCAGAAACCGGCAGTAGAAGCTTATGTTGAAGAGGCCGCAAAAAAATCCGACCTTGAGCGCACTGACTTGAACAAGAACAAAACAGGAGTCTTTACAGGAAGCTACGGAATTGATCCTGTAAACGGAGCGAAGGTTCCAATCTGGATTTCTGATTACGTTTTGACTTCTTACGGAACTGGCGCGATTATGGCTGTTCCTGCGCACGATGAGCGCGACTGGGATTTTGCAAAGAAATTCAATCTGCCGATTATAAAAGTAATTGCTACAAAAGAAGACATTGTTTCTCTTGGCGGTGGAGATGAAAAGAAAGGCGCGGAACTTTTACAGGCCGCTTCAAAAAATCCAGAGGAATACAAAAAGCTTGTTGATGCCCACCCGGAAATTTTCTGCGTGGCAAACGAATGCACTTCCGCAAAGGACGGATATTCAATCAATTCGGAATTCATTACAGGAAAAAGCACAAAAGACGCGATTCAGGAAATGATAAAATTCCTTGAAGAAAAAAAATGCGGAAAGGCAACTGTAAACTACAAGCTCCGCGACTGGATTTTCAGCCGTCAGCGTTACTGGGGAGAGCCAATTCCTCTTGTTCACTGCGAAAAATGCGGATGCGTTCCAGTGCCGGAAAAAGACTTGCCTGTAAAGCTTCCTGATGTAAAATCCTATCAGCCAACAGGAACTGGCGAAAGTCCTCTTGCCGCAATCGAATCCTGGGTTAACACGACTTGCCCTAAATGCGGAGGAAAGGCAAAGCGCGAAACAAACACAATGCCTCAGTGGGGCGGCTCATGCTGGTATTATCTTCGCTACCTTGATCCAAAAAACAATTCAGAGTTCTGCTCAAAAGAAAAAGAGGAATACTGGATGCCGGTTGACCTTTATGTAGGCGGAGCTGAGCACGCGGTTCTTCACCTTTTGTATGCAAGATTCTGGCACAAAGTTCTTTACGACATAGGAGCAGTTTCAACAAAAGAGCCGTTCCATCGCCTTATAAACCAGGGACTTATAACTTCGTTTGCATTCCAGCGAAAAAACAAAACTCTTGTTCCAACTGACGAAGTTGAAGAAAAGGACGGAAAATATTTTGAAAAGGCGACAGGCGAGCAGGTTGAGCAGATTATCGCCAAGATGTCAAAGTCGCTCAAGAATGTTGTAAATCCTGATGAAATGATTCAGAAGTACGGAGCCGATTCTGTGCGTATGTACGAAATGTTCATGGGACCGCTCACTGTTTCCAAGCCATGGAACACGCAGGGACTCGTAGGAATAAACCGCTTCCTTGAAAAAGTCTGGAACATAAGCGAAAAGCCAATGGACGAAATCGACATAAAAGGCAAGCTTGAAGACAAAGCTCTTGTTGCGCTTAGAAAAACTTTCGCCCAGACAATCAAAAAAGTTACGGAAGACACTTCTTCTCTCAGCTTCAACACCGCAATCAGCCAGATGATGATTTTTATAAACGAAGCTTCAAAGTTCAATTCACTTCCAAAAGAAATGTGGAAGGATTTTGTTCTTATTCTTAGCCCTTATGCTCCTCACCTTGGCGAAGAGCTTTGGCAGAAACTCGGCGGAACAAAAACTGTGGCTTACGAAAAATGGCCTTCGTTCAGCGAGGAATTCTGCAAGGAAGACAGCATTCAGATTGTCGTAATGATAAACGGAAAACTCCGCGACAAATTTGAAGCTGCTCCCGGAACAGACGATGAAACGCTCAAGAATCTTGCTTCCCAGACAGAAGGCTATAAAAAGTTCACAGACGGAAAGACAATTGCAAAAGTCATTGTTGTAAAAGACAAGCTTGTAAACATCGTGGCAAAGTAA
- a CDS encoding cation diffusion facilitator family transporter, protein MNSTSLKAHYIKVAGVVALVGNAVLAAVKFLFAYLSGSLAVAGDAIDSSTDVLIALVTLFVSRIIQQPGDKEHPWGHARAETTATMALAFIIFFAGAQIVLSAAKKIILHDFQAETSLVAVYAAVVSIVGKSLLALIQFHYGKIAESEIVKANAQNMKSDIMLSAAVLAGLLCSEFFKLPFLDPAIALLVGLWVIKNAASLFARMNLELMDGNADSSLYKKLFDAVATVSGVQNPHKARIRRMASSFDIDLDIEVDPSLSVYEAHELSEQVESAIRRKIPEIYDIVIHVEPKNSDLHQPKEEFGLNPQNL, encoded by the coding sequence ATGAACTCGACAAGCTTAAAAGCCCATTACATCAAAGTGGCAGGAGTTGTGGCTCTTGTTGGAAATGCAGTTCTTGCCGCTGTGAAGTTTTTGTTCGCATATCTTTCAGGTTCTCTTGCGGTTGCAGGTGATGCAATTGACAGTTCCACCGATGTTCTGATTGCGCTTGTAACTTTGTTTGTAAGCCGCATAATTCAGCAGCCTGGTGACAAGGAGCATCCTTGGGGGCACGCAAGAGCCGAAACTACTGCGACAATGGCCTTGGCTTTTATAATTTTCTTTGCGGGCGCGCAGATTGTACTTTCCGCAGCAAAAAAAATTATCCTGCATGATTTTCAGGCTGAAACTTCACTTGTGGCGGTTTATGCGGCCGTTGTTTCGATTGTGGGAAAATCTCTTCTTGCTTTGATTCAGTTTCACTACGGAAAAATCGCCGAAAGCGAAATTGTAAAGGCAAACGCCCAGAACATGAAAAGCGACATAATGCTTTCCGCGGCAGTTCTTGCAGGCCTTTTATGCTCCGAATTTTTTAAGCTTCCTTTCCTTGACCCGGCAATTGCGCTGCTTGTGGGGCTTTGGGTTATAAAAAATGCCGCCTCCCTTTTTGCGAGGATGAACCTTGAGCTTATGGATGGAAACGCCGACAGCTCGCTTTATAAAAAACTGTTCGATGCGGTTGCGACAGTTTCTGGTGTTCAAAATCCGCATAAGGCAAGAATCCGCAGAATGGCTTCAAGCTTTGACATTGACTTGGACATTGAAGTTGACCCGTCGCTTTCCGTTTACGAGGCGCACGAGCTTAGCGAGCAGGTTGAAAGTGCAATCCGCAGGAAAATTCCTGAAATTTATGACATTGTGATTCATGTTGAGCCGAAAAATTCCGATTTGCATCAGCCCAAGGAAGAATTCGGCTTGAATCCTCAGAATTTATGA
- a CDS encoding tRNA-dihydrouridine synthase family protein — translation MKLICAPMATLSHEAFRISVEEFGGCDEYFTEMINASSLLNMGPFEKYYLMNGPCPEKIVWQLTGTSAESLAKAAEIVCEKGGIGIDLNMGCSAPQIYKIGAGIAWMLKPLKETAEAVSKVKKSLDLIEEKTQNHFRFSVKCRLGNENFTEQTFFNFTDMLVENGVELITLHARTIKEKYRGLPRYEFAKKLSQRYEKKIKVYVNGCIKDTASAKFAIQKAPEADGIMIARAAAERPWIFAQIKNGLEDSAEKITIDRMQTALNFIDNVEKFQPKEFHKTRIQRFFSYYCAQFEFGHYFQTKMLNYKSNEESRKEIRDYFQKQPHERFIQV, via the coding sequence ATGAAACTTATCTGCGCGCCAATGGCAACCTTGAGCCATGAAGCATTCAGGATTTCTGTGGAAGAATTCGGAGGCTGCGATGAATATTTCACCGAAATGATAAATGCCTCTTCGCTTTTGAATATGGGACCGTTTGAAAAATATTATCTTATGAACGGACCCTGCCCGGAAAAAATCGTGTGGCAGCTCACGGGAACTTCCGCGGAATCGTTGGCAAAGGCAGCTGAAATTGTGTGCGAGAAAGGCGGAATCGGAATCGACTTGAACATGGGCTGTTCTGCCCCGCAAATCTACAAGATCGGAGCCGGAATCGCCTGGATGCTAAAGCCGCTAAAAGAAACCGCAGAAGCAGTCTCAAAAGTAAAAAAATCGCTGGATTTAATAGAAGAAAAAACACAAAACCATTTCAGATTTAGCGTAAAATGCAGGCTTGGAAACGAAAATTTCACGGAGCAAACTTTTTTCAACTTTACAGATATGCTTGTAGAAAACGGAGTTGAGCTTATAACGCTTCATGCGCGCACAATCAAGGAAAAATACCGCGGACTTCCAAGGTACGAGTTTGCGAAAAAACTTTCACAGCGGTATGAAAAAAAAATCAAAGTCTATGTAAATGGCTGCATAAAGGACACCGCCAGCGCAAAGTTTGCCATTCAAAAAGCCCCGGAAGCAGACGGAATCATGATTGCAAGAGCCGCCGCCGAACGTCCCTGGATTTTCGCGCAAATAAAAAACGGCCTTGAAGATTCCGCGGAAAAAATTACAATTGACAGGATGCAAACTGCGTTGAACTTTATAGACAATGTTGAAAAATTCCAGCCAAAGGAATTCCACAAGACGCGGATTCAGAGATTTTTTTCGTACTACTGCGCGCAGTTCGAATTCGGACATTATTTCCAGACAAAAATGCTTAATTACAAGTCAAATGAAGAAAGCCGCAAAGAAATTCGTGATTATTTTCAAAAACAGCCTCATGAACGCTTCATTCAAGTGTGA
- a CDS encoding C-GCAxxG-C-C family protein, with the protein MISPEEAKKRAKENFLSGFNCAQSVLEVFCGELGIDRELALKSAQAFGGGTCRLREMCGAVNGMLLALSIKNGSSDPKDKEAKDSVYKDGQFLCEKFKKKNGSFICRELLGLSPLGQSQNYLRKNSVEGKADSPVSEKRTEEYYKKRPCPELCADAAELFAEYLNSK; encoded by the coding sequence ATGATTTCCCCGGAAGAAGCAAAAAAACGCGCAAAGGAAAATTTTCTAAGCGGTTTCAATTGCGCCCAGTCAGTTCTTGAAGTTTTCTGTGGGGAACTTGGAATTGACCGGGAGCTTGCATTAAAATCTGCCCAGGCATTTGGCGGCGGAACTTGCAGGCTGCGTGAAATGTGCGGTGCGGTAAACGGAATGCTGCTTGCATTGAGCATAAAAAACGGCAGTTCAGACCCAAAAGACAAAGAAGCCAAGGATTCAGTTTACAAAGACGGACAATTTTTGTGCGAAAAGTTCAAGAAAAAGAACGGCTCGTTTATCTGCCGGGAACTTCTTGGACTTTCTCCGCTCGGACAATCCCAAAACTACCTGCGAAAAAATTCCGTTGAAGGAAAAGCAGATTCTCCAGTTTCAGAAAAAAGAACAGAAGAGTACTACAAAAAACGCCCTTGCCCGGAACTCTGCGCTGATGCCGCTGAACTTTTTGCGGAATACTTGAATTCAAAATGA
- a CDS encoding Mrp/NBP35 family ATP-binding protein, translated as MACGGNCSSCGDKCEKKPLKENLHSGSSVKKVIGIVSGKGGVGKSLVTSLLACKVNKDGFRTAILDADITGPSIPTSFGLGNVRAESVSEKNSDGSEGGYLKSVKSKSGIQLMSMNFLLQNETDPVVWRGPVISGAVRQFWTDVLWEDVDFMFVDCPPGTGDVPLTVFQSLPIDGIIIVSSPQQLVRVIVEKAVNMANMMNVPVLGLVENMSYVKCPDCGKEIKVFGESNIGKIAEEFNLKVLARIPIEQNMSAAVDKGEIESLDASFIEEAAKSIEVL; from the coding sequence ATGGCTTGTGGTGGAAACTGCTCCAGCTGCGGAGACAAATGTGAAAAAAAGCCTTTAAAGGAAAATCTTCATTCAGGCTCTTCTGTAAAAAAAGTTATCGGAATTGTTTCTGGCAAAGGCGGAGTCGGAAAATCGCTTGTAACAAGTCTTTTAGCCTGCAAAGTAAATAAAGACGGATTCAGGACAGCAATTCTTGACGCTGACATTACAGGACCTTCCATTCCAACTTCATTCGGGCTTGGAAATGTGCGCGCTGAAAGTGTTTCAGAAAAAAACAGCGACGGAAGCGAAGGCGGATACTTAAAATCAGTCAAGTCAAAGTCAGGCATTCAGCTTATGTCGATGAATTTCCTTCTGCAGAACGAAACTGATCCGGTTGTTTGGCGTGGTCCAGTTATTTCCGGGGCAGTGCGCCAGTTCTGGACAGATGTTCTTTGGGAAGACGTTGATTTTATGTTCGTTGACTGTCCGCCGGGAACTGGAGATGTTCCGCTCACAGTTTTCCAGTCGCTTCCAATAGACGGAATTATAATTGTTTCTTCGCCGCAGCAGCTTGTGCGCGTAATCGTTGAAAAAGCCGTAAACATGGCAAACATGATGAATGTTCCGGTTTTGGGCCTTGTAGAAAACATGAGCTACGTAAAATGCCCGGACTGCGGAAAAGAAATAAAAGTCTTCGGTGAAAGCAACATCGGAAAAATCGCGGAAGAATTCAATCTAAAAGTTCTTGCCCGCATTCCAATCGAACAGAATATGTCTGCTGCTGTTGACAAAGGCGAAATTGAATCTCTTGACGCTTCTTTTATTGAAGAAGCCGCAAAATCTATAGAGGTGCTATGA